A single genomic interval of Heliangelus exortis chromosome 20, bHelExo1.hap1, whole genome shotgun sequence harbors:
- the KCNJ2 gene encoding inward rectifier potassium channel 2 yields the protein MGSVRTNRYSIVSSEEDGMKLATMAVANGFGNGKGKVHTRQQCRSRFVKKNGHCNVQFINVGEKGQRYLADIFTTCVDIRWRWMLVIFCLAFVLSWLFFGCVFWLIALLHGDLEEQENNTPCVSQVSSFTAAFLFSIETQTTIGYGFRCVTDECPIAVFMVVFQSIVGCIIDAFIIGAVMAKMAKPKKRNETLVFSHNAVVAMRDGKLCLMWRVGNLRKSHLVEAHVRAQLLKSRITSEGEYIPLDQIDINVGFDSGIDRIFLVSPITIVHEIDEDSPLYDLSKQDMDNAEFEIVVILEGMVEATAMTTQCRSSYLANEILWGHRYEPVLFEEKNYYKVDYSRFHKTYEVPNTPICSARDLAEKKYILSNANSFCYENEVSLSKEEDEIDTGVPESMSTDTHPDMDHHNQAGVPLEPRPLRRESEI from the coding sequence ATGGGCAGCGTGCGAACCAACCGCTACAGCATCGTGTCCTCGGAAGAGGACGGCATGAAGTTGGCAACCATGGCTGTTGCCAACGGCTTTGGGAATGGGAAGGGCAAGGTACACACCAGGCAGCAGTGCAGGAGCCGCTTCGTCAAAAAAAATGGTCACTGCAACGTCCAGTTCATCAACGTGGGCGAGAAGGGGCAGCGCTACCTGGCAGACATCTTCACCACCTGCGTGGACATCCGCTGGAGGTGGATGCTGGTTATCTTCTGCCTGGCTTTCGTCctctcctggcttttttttggctgtgtgTTTTGGTTGATCGCCCTGTTGCACGGGGacctggaggagcaggaaaacAACACCCCGTGCGTCTCGCAGGTCAGCAGCTTCACCGcagccttcctcttctccatcGAGACCCAGACCACCATCGGCTACGGGTTCAGGTGCGTGACGGACGAGTGCCCCATCGCGGTTTTCATGGTGGTTTTCCAGTCTATAGTGGGCTGCATCATCGACGCCTTCATCATCGGCGCCGTCATGGCCAAGATGGCGAAGCCGAAAAAGAGAAACGAAACCCTGGTCTTCAGCCACAACGCCGTGGTGGCCATGAGAGACGGGAAGCTCTGCCTGATGTGGCGAGTCGGGAACCTGAGGAAAAGCCACCTGGTGGAGGCCCACGTGAGGGCGCAGCTCCTCAAATCCCGCATCACGTCGGAAGGGGAGTACATCCCTTTGGATCAAATAGACATCAACGTGGGGTTTGACAGCGGGATAGACCGCATCTTCCTGGTCTCCCCCATCACCATAGTGCATGAGATAGATGAGGACAGCCCTTTGTATGACCTGAGCAAACAGGACATGGACAACGCCGAGTTTGAAATTGTAGTGATCTTGGAGGGCATGGTGGAAGCCACCGCCATGACCACCCAGTGCCGCAGCTCCTACCTGGCAAATGAAATCCTCTGGGGCCACCGCTACGAGCCCGTGCTCTTCGAAGAGAAAAACTACTACAAAGTGGACTACTCGAGGTTCCACAAAACCTACGAAGTGCCCAACACGCCCATCTGCAGTGCCAGAGACTTAGCAGAGAAGAAATACATCCTCTCCAACGCAAACTCCTTTTGCTACGAGAACGAAGTCTCCCTCAGCAAAGAGGAGGACGAGATTGACACGGGGGTGCCTGAGAGCATGAGCACAGACACCCACCCAGACATGGACCACCACAACCAAGCAGGGGTGCCCCTAGAGCCCCGGCCCCTACGGCGGGAGTCGGAAATATGA